In the Loxodonta africana isolate mLoxAfr1 chromosome 1, mLoxAfr1.hap2, whole genome shotgun sequence genome, one interval contains:
- the CFB gene encoding complement factor B isoform X1, giving the protein MGRNLSPPLCLVPLVLGLLSGDMSTTPLPAAQPRSLCSLEGIEITGGSFRLLQKGQALEYVCPSGFYPYPVQTRVCRSWGSWSALQARGEKIVKKAECRAIRCPRPQDFENGEFWPRAAYYNLSDQISFQCYDGYTLRGSANRTCQVTGRWSGQTTICDNGAGYCPNPGIPIGTRKVGSQYRLEDRVTYYCNRGLTLRGSQQRTCLEGGSWSGTEPSCQDSFMYDTPQEVAEAFLSSLTETIEGADAEDGHSPGEQQKRKIVLDPSGSMNIYLVLDGSDSIGASNFTGAKRCLTSLIEKVASYGVKPKYALVTYATDPNILVRVSDPRSSNADWVTEQLNKISYDDHKLKTGTNTKKALQAVYTMMSWPGDTPPVGWNRTRHVIILMTDGLHNMGGDPVPVIGEIRSLLDIGRDRKNPREDYLDVYVFGIGPLVDQGNINALASKKDKEQHVFKVKDMEHLEDVFYQMIDESQSLGLCGMVWEHREGTDFHKQPWHVKISITRPGKGFEHCMGAVVSEYFVLTAAHCFTVEDEVHSIKVSVAKDAGKDAGGTVKWQEREIEEVLFHPNYNINGKKAEGIPEFYDYDVVLIKLKKKLTYSQILRPICLPCTEGTTRALRLPLLATCQQHKEELLPAKDVKALFVSEEKKMLVRKEVYIKNGDKKASCERDARNAKGYETVKDISQVVTPRFLCTGGVDPYADPNTCKGDSGGPLIIHKKSRFIQVGVISWGIVDVCKDHKASQKWQVPAHARDFHINLFQVLPWLKEKLKEENLGFL; this is encoded by the exons ATGGGGCGAAATCTCAGCCCCCCACTCTGCCTGGTTCCCTTGGTCCTGGGCCTTTTGTCTGGAG ATATGAGCACAACTCCATTGCCTGCGGCCCAGCCCCGAAGCCTCTGCTCCCTGGAGGGGATAGAGATCACAGGGGGCTCCTTCCGACTTCTTCAGAAGGGCCAGGCGCTGGAGTACGTGTGTCCCTCTGGCTTCTACCCATACCCTGTGCAGACGCGGGTCTGCAGATCCTGGGGGTCCTGGAGCGCCCTGCAGGCCCGAGGCGAAAAGATTGTCAAGAAGGCAGAATGCAGAG CGATCCGCTGCCCTAGACCACAGGACTTTGAGAATGGGGAGTTCTGGCCCCGGGCCGCCTACTACAATTTGAGTGATCAGATCTCTTTCCAATGCTATGACGGCTACACTCTCCGGGGCTCTGCTAACCGCACCTGCCAAGTGACTGGCCGGTGGAGTGGGCAAACAACCATCTGTGACAATGGAG CGGGGTATTGCCCCAACCCGGGCATCCCTATTGGCACAAGGAAAGTGGGCAGCCAGTATCGCCTTGAAGACAGGGTCACCTACTATTGCAACCGGGGGCTTACCCTGCGTGGTTCCCAGCAGCGAACATGCCTGGAAGGTGGCTCTTGGAGTGGAACTGAGCCTTCCTGCCAAG ATTCCTTCATGTACGACACCCCTCAAGAGGTGGCTGAAGCCTTCCTGTCTTCCCTCACAGAGACCATAGAAGGAGCTGATGCCGAGGATGGGCACAGCCCAG GAGAACAACAGAAGCGGAAGATTGTCCTGGATCCCTCGGGCTCCATGAACATCTACCTGGTGCTGGATGGATCAGACAGCATTGGAGCCAGCAACTTCACAGGGGCCAAGAGATGTCTCACCAGCCTCATCGAAAAG GTGGCAAGTTATGGGGTGAAGCCAAAATACGCTCTAGTGACATATGCCACAGACCCCAATATTTTGGTCAGAGTGTCTGATCCAAGGAGCAGTAATGCAGACTGGGTCACGGAGCAGCTCAACAAAATCAGCTATGACG ATCACAAGTTGAAGACAGGGACCAACACCAAGAAGGCCCTCCAGGCAGTATACACCATGATGAGCTGGCCAGGGGATACCCCTCCTGTAGGCTGGAACCGCACCCGCCATGTCATCATCCTCATGACTGACG GCTTGCACAACATGGGAGGGGACCCAGTCCCCGTTATTGGTGAGATCCGGAGCTTACTGGACATTGGCAGGGACCGAAAAAACCCAAGGGAGGATTATCTGG aTGTCTATGTGTTTGGGATCGGGCCCCTGGTGGACCAAGGAAACATCAACGCTCTGGCTTCCAAGAAGGATAAAGAGCAGCATGTGTTCAAAGTCAAGGACATGGAACACCTGGAGGATGTTTTCTACCAAATGATTG ATGAAAGTCAGTCTCTGGGTCTCTGTGGCATGGTCTGGGAGCACAGGGAAGGTACTGACTTCCACAAGCAACCGTGGCATGTCAAGATCTCCATCACT CGCCCTGGGAAGGGATTTGAGCACTGTATGGGGGCCGTGGTGTCTGAGTACTTTGTGCTGACAGCAGCACACTGCTTCACTGTGGAAGACGAGGTACACTCCATCAAGGTCAGCGTGGCTAAGGATGCAGGTAAGGATGCAG GAGGAACTGTAAAGTGGCAGGAACGGGAAATAGAGGAAGTCCTATTTCACCCAAACTACAACATCAATGGAAAAAAAGCAGAAGGAATTCCTGAATTTTATGACTACGATGTGGTCCTGATCAAACTCAAGAAGAAGCTGACGTACAGCCAGATTCTCAG GCCCATCTGTCTGCCCTGCACCGAGGGAACAACTCGAGCTCTGAGGCTCCCCTTGTTAGCCACGTGCCAGCAACACA AGGAAGAGCTGCTCCCTGCGAAGGATGTCAAAGCTCTGTTTGTGTCTGAGGAGAAGAAGATGCTGGTTCGGAAGGAGGTGTACATCAAGAATGGAGATAAG AAAGCCAGCTGTGAGAGAGATGCTCGAAATGCCAAAGGTTATGAAACAGTCAAGGACATCTCTCAGGTGGTCACTCCGAGGTTCCTTTGCACTGGAGGGGTGGACCCCTATGCTGACCCTAATACTTGCAAAG GTGATTCCGGTGGCCCCCTGATTATTCACAAGAAAAGTCGCTTCATTCAA GTTGGTGTGATCAGCTGGGGTATAGTGGATGTCTGCAAAGACCACAAAGCAAGCCAGAAATGGCAGGTACCTGCTCACGCCCGAGACTTTCACATCAACCTCTTCCAAGTGCTGCCCTGGCTCAAGGAGAAACTCAAAGAAGAGAATCTGGGTTTTCTATAA
- the NELFE gene encoding negative elongation factor E — MLVIPPGLSEEEEALQKKFNKLKKKKKALLALKKQSSSSTASQGGVKRSLSEQPVVDTATATEQAKQLVKSGAISAIKAETKNSGFKRSRTLEGKLKDPEKGPVPTFQPFQRSVSADDDLQESSRRPQRKSLYESFVSSSDRLRELGPDGEESEGPGAGDGPPRSFDWGYEERGGARSSASPPRSRSREHSHERNRDRDRERERDRDRERDRDRDRDRERDRDRDRDRDRDRERDRDRDRDREGPFRRSDSFPERRAPRKGNTLYVYGEDMTPTLLRGAFSPFGNIIDLSMDPPRNCAFVTYEKMESADQAVAELNGTQVESVQLKVNIARKQPMLDAATGKSVWGSLAVQNSPKGCHRDKRTQIVYSDDVYKENLVDGF, encoded by the exons ATGTTGGTGATACCCCCCGGACTGAGTGAGGAGGAggaggctctgcagaagaaattcAACAAACTCAAGAAAAAG AAAAAGGCATTGCTGGCTCTGAAGAAGCAAAGTAGCAGCAGCACAGCCAGCCAAGGCGGTGTCAAACGCT CATTATCCGAGCAGCCTGTGGTGGACACAGCCACAGCAACAGAGCAAGCAAAGCAGCTAGTGAAATCAGGAGCCATCAGTGCCATCAAGGCTGAGACCAAGAACTCGGGCTTCAAACGCTCTCGAACCCTAGAGGGGAAGTTAAAG GACCCTGAGAAGGGGCCAGTCCCCACTTTCCAGCCGTTCCAGAGGAGCGTGTCTGCCGATGACGATCTGCAGGAG TCATCCAGACGTCCCCAGAGGAAGTCTCTGTATGAGAG CTTTGTGTCTTCCAGCGACCGGCTTCGGGAACTGGGGCCAGATGGGGAAGAGTCCGAGGGGCCAGGGGCTGGTGATGGCCCCCCTCGGAGCTTTGACTGGGGCTATGAAGAGCGCGGTGGTGCCCGCTCCTCAGCTTCCCCTCCCCGGAGCCGCAGCCGGGAACATAGTCACGAGCGGAAccgggacagagacagagagcggGAGCGGGATCGAGACAGAGAGCGGGATCGAGACAGAGATCGAGACCGAGAGCGAGACAGGGATCGAGATCGGGACCGGGACCGAGATCGGGAACGAGACAGGGATCGGGATCGAGACAGAGAGGGCCCTTTCCGCA GGTCAGACTCGTTCCCTGAACGCCGGGCCCCTCGGAAGGGGAATACTCTCTATGTGTATGGAGAAGACATGACACCCACCCTCCTCCGTGGGGCCTTCTCTCCCTTTGGAAACATCATCGACCTCTCCATGGACCCACCCAGAAA CTGTGCCTTCGTCACCTATGAAAAGATGGAGTCAGCAGATCAGGCCGTTGCTGAG CTTAATGGGACCCAGGTGGAGTCCGTACAGCTCAAAGTCAACATTGCCCGCAAACAACCCATGCTCGACGCCGCCACTGGCAAGTCTGTTTGGGGCTCCCTTG CTGTCCAGAACAGCCCTAAGGGTTGCCACCGGGACAAGAGGACCCAGATTGTCTACAGTGATGATGTCTACAAGGAGAACCTTGTGGATGGCTTCTAG
- the CFB gene encoding complement factor B isoform X3: MEALALTSMTCTSAAGYCPNPGIPIGTRKVGSQYRLEDRVTYYCNRGLTLRGSQQRTCLEGGSWSGTEPSCQDSFMYDTPQEVAEAFLSSLTETIEGADAEDGHSPGEQQKRKIVLDPSGSMNIYLVLDGSDSIGASNFTGAKRCLTSLIEKVASYGVKPKYALVTYATDPNILVRVSDPRSSNADWVTEQLNKISYDDHKLKTGTNTKKALQAVYTMMSWPGDTPPVGWNRTRHVIILMTDGLHNMGGDPVPVIGEIRSLLDIGRDRKNPREDYLDVYVFGIGPLVDQGNINALASKKDKEQHVFKVKDMEHLEDVFYQMIDESQSLGLCGMVWEHREGTDFHKQPWHVKISITRPGKGFEHCMGAVVSEYFVLTAAHCFTVEDEVHSIKVSVAKDAGKDAGGTVKWQEREIEEVLFHPNYNINGKKAEGIPEFYDYDVVLIKLKKKLTYSQILRPICLPCTEGTTRALRLPLLATCQQHKEELLPAKDVKALFVSEEKKMLVRKEVYIKNGDKKASCERDARNAKGYETVKDISQVVTPRFLCTGGVDPYADPNTCKGDSGGPLIIHKKSRFIQVGVISWGIVDVCKDHKASQKWQVPAHARDFHINLFQVLPWLKEKLKEENLGFL; this comes from the exons ATGGAG GCTTTGGCCCTCACCTCCATGACTTGCACTTCTGCAGCGGGGTATTGCCCCAACCCGGGCATCCCTATTGGCACAAGGAAAGTGGGCAGCCAGTATCGCCTTGAAGACAGGGTCACCTACTATTGCAACCGGGGGCTTACCCTGCGTGGTTCCCAGCAGCGAACATGCCTGGAAGGTGGCTCTTGGAGTGGAACTGAGCCTTCCTGCCAAG ATTCCTTCATGTACGACACCCCTCAAGAGGTGGCTGAAGCCTTCCTGTCTTCCCTCACAGAGACCATAGAAGGAGCTGATGCCGAGGATGGGCACAGCCCAG GAGAACAACAGAAGCGGAAGATTGTCCTGGATCCCTCGGGCTCCATGAACATCTACCTGGTGCTGGATGGATCAGACAGCATTGGAGCCAGCAACTTCACAGGGGCCAAGAGATGTCTCACCAGCCTCATCGAAAAG GTGGCAAGTTATGGGGTGAAGCCAAAATACGCTCTAGTGACATATGCCACAGACCCCAATATTTTGGTCAGAGTGTCTGATCCAAGGAGCAGTAATGCAGACTGGGTCACGGAGCAGCTCAACAAAATCAGCTATGACG ATCACAAGTTGAAGACAGGGACCAACACCAAGAAGGCCCTCCAGGCAGTATACACCATGATGAGCTGGCCAGGGGATACCCCTCCTGTAGGCTGGAACCGCACCCGCCATGTCATCATCCTCATGACTGACG GCTTGCACAACATGGGAGGGGACCCAGTCCCCGTTATTGGTGAGATCCGGAGCTTACTGGACATTGGCAGGGACCGAAAAAACCCAAGGGAGGATTATCTGG aTGTCTATGTGTTTGGGATCGGGCCCCTGGTGGACCAAGGAAACATCAACGCTCTGGCTTCCAAGAAGGATAAAGAGCAGCATGTGTTCAAAGTCAAGGACATGGAACACCTGGAGGATGTTTTCTACCAAATGATTG ATGAAAGTCAGTCTCTGGGTCTCTGTGGCATGGTCTGGGAGCACAGGGAAGGTACTGACTTCCACAAGCAACCGTGGCATGTCAAGATCTCCATCACT CGCCCTGGGAAGGGATTTGAGCACTGTATGGGGGCCGTGGTGTCTGAGTACTTTGTGCTGACAGCAGCACACTGCTTCACTGTGGAAGACGAGGTACACTCCATCAAGGTCAGCGTGGCTAAGGATGCAGGTAAGGATGCAG GAGGAACTGTAAAGTGGCAGGAACGGGAAATAGAGGAAGTCCTATTTCACCCAAACTACAACATCAATGGAAAAAAAGCAGAAGGAATTCCTGAATTTTATGACTACGATGTGGTCCTGATCAAACTCAAGAAGAAGCTGACGTACAGCCAGATTCTCAG GCCCATCTGTCTGCCCTGCACCGAGGGAACAACTCGAGCTCTGAGGCTCCCCTTGTTAGCCACGTGCCAGCAACACA AGGAAGAGCTGCTCCCTGCGAAGGATGTCAAAGCTCTGTTTGTGTCTGAGGAGAAGAAGATGCTGGTTCGGAAGGAGGTGTACATCAAGAATGGAGATAAG AAAGCCAGCTGTGAGAGAGATGCTCGAAATGCCAAAGGTTATGAAACAGTCAAGGACATCTCTCAGGTGGTCACTCCGAGGTTCCTTTGCACTGGAGGGGTGGACCCCTATGCTGACCCTAATACTTGCAAAG GTGATTCCGGTGGCCCCCTGATTATTCACAAGAAAAGTCGCTTCATTCAA GTTGGTGTGATCAGCTGGGGTATAGTGGATGTCTGCAAAGACCACAAAGCAAGCCAGAAATGGCAGGTACCTGCTCACGCCCGAGACTTTCACATCAACCTCTTCCAAGTGCTGCCCTGGCTCAAGGAGAAACTCAAAGAAGAGAATCTGGGTTTTCTATAA
- the CFB gene encoding complement factor B isoform X2 yields MGRNLSPPLCLVPLVLGLLSGDMSTTPLPAAQPRSLCSLEGIEITGGSFRLLQKGQALEYVCPSGFYPYPVQTRVCRSWGSWSALQARGEKIVKKAECRAIRCPRPQDFENGEFWPRAAYYNLSDQISFQCYDGYTLRGSANRTCQVTGRWSGQTTICDNGAGYCPNPGIPIGTRKVGSQYRLEDRVTYYCNRGLTLRGSQQRTCLEGGSWSGTEPSCQDSFMYDTPQEVAEAFLSSLTETIEGADAEDGHSPGEQQKRKIVLDPSGSMNIYLVLDGSDSIGASNFTGAKRCLTSLIEKVASYGVKPKYALVTYATDPNILVRVSDPRSSNADWVTEQLNKISYDDHKLKTGTNTKKALQAVYTMMSWPGDTPPVGWNRTRHVIILMTDGLHNMGGDPVPVIGEIRSLLDIGRDRKNPREDYLDVYVFGIGPLVDQGNINALASKKDKEQHVFKVKDMEHLEDVFYQMIDESQSLGLCGMVWEHREGTDFHKQPWHVKISITRPGKGFEHCMGAVVSEYFVLTAAHCFTVEDEVHSIKVSVAKDAGGTVKWQEREIEEVLFHPNYNINGKKAEGIPEFYDYDVVLIKLKKKLTYSQILRPICLPCTEGTTRALRLPLLATCQQHKEELLPAKDVKALFVSEEKKMLVRKEVYIKNGDKKASCERDARNAKGYETVKDISQVVTPRFLCTGGVDPYADPNTCKGDSGGPLIIHKKSRFIQVGVISWGIVDVCKDHKASQKWQVPAHARDFHINLFQVLPWLKEKLKEENLGFL; encoded by the exons ATGGGGCGAAATCTCAGCCCCCCACTCTGCCTGGTTCCCTTGGTCCTGGGCCTTTTGTCTGGAG ATATGAGCACAACTCCATTGCCTGCGGCCCAGCCCCGAAGCCTCTGCTCCCTGGAGGGGATAGAGATCACAGGGGGCTCCTTCCGACTTCTTCAGAAGGGCCAGGCGCTGGAGTACGTGTGTCCCTCTGGCTTCTACCCATACCCTGTGCAGACGCGGGTCTGCAGATCCTGGGGGTCCTGGAGCGCCCTGCAGGCCCGAGGCGAAAAGATTGTCAAGAAGGCAGAATGCAGAG CGATCCGCTGCCCTAGACCACAGGACTTTGAGAATGGGGAGTTCTGGCCCCGGGCCGCCTACTACAATTTGAGTGATCAGATCTCTTTCCAATGCTATGACGGCTACACTCTCCGGGGCTCTGCTAACCGCACCTGCCAAGTGACTGGCCGGTGGAGTGGGCAAACAACCATCTGTGACAATGGAG CGGGGTATTGCCCCAACCCGGGCATCCCTATTGGCACAAGGAAAGTGGGCAGCCAGTATCGCCTTGAAGACAGGGTCACCTACTATTGCAACCGGGGGCTTACCCTGCGTGGTTCCCAGCAGCGAACATGCCTGGAAGGTGGCTCTTGGAGTGGAACTGAGCCTTCCTGCCAAG ATTCCTTCATGTACGACACCCCTCAAGAGGTGGCTGAAGCCTTCCTGTCTTCCCTCACAGAGACCATAGAAGGAGCTGATGCCGAGGATGGGCACAGCCCAG GAGAACAACAGAAGCGGAAGATTGTCCTGGATCCCTCGGGCTCCATGAACATCTACCTGGTGCTGGATGGATCAGACAGCATTGGAGCCAGCAACTTCACAGGGGCCAAGAGATGTCTCACCAGCCTCATCGAAAAG GTGGCAAGTTATGGGGTGAAGCCAAAATACGCTCTAGTGACATATGCCACAGACCCCAATATTTTGGTCAGAGTGTCTGATCCAAGGAGCAGTAATGCAGACTGGGTCACGGAGCAGCTCAACAAAATCAGCTATGACG ATCACAAGTTGAAGACAGGGACCAACACCAAGAAGGCCCTCCAGGCAGTATACACCATGATGAGCTGGCCAGGGGATACCCCTCCTGTAGGCTGGAACCGCACCCGCCATGTCATCATCCTCATGACTGACG GCTTGCACAACATGGGAGGGGACCCAGTCCCCGTTATTGGTGAGATCCGGAGCTTACTGGACATTGGCAGGGACCGAAAAAACCCAAGGGAGGATTATCTGG aTGTCTATGTGTTTGGGATCGGGCCCCTGGTGGACCAAGGAAACATCAACGCTCTGGCTTCCAAGAAGGATAAAGAGCAGCATGTGTTCAAAGTCAAGGACATGGAACACCTGGAGGATGTTTTCTACCAAATGATTG ATGAAAGTCAGTCTCTGGGTCTCTGTGGCATGGTCTGGGAGCACAGGGAAGGTACTGACTTCCACAAGCAACCGTGGCATGTCAAGATCTCCATCACT CGCCCTGGGAAGGGATTTGAGCACTGTATGGGGGCCGTGGTGTCTGAGTACTTTGTGCTGACAGCAGCACACTGCTTCACTGTGGAAGACGAGGTACACTCCATCAAGGTCAGCGTGGCTAAGGATGCAG GAGGAACTGTAAAGTGGCAGGAACGGGAAATAGAGGAAGTCCTATTTCACCCAAACTACAACATCAATGGAAAAAAAGCAGAAGGAATTCCTGAATTTTATGACTACGATGTGGTCCTGATCAAACTCAAGAAGAAGCTGACGTACAGCCAGATTCTCAG GCCCATCTGTCTGCCCTGCACCGAGGGAACAACTCGAGCTCTGAGGCTCCCCTTGTTAGCCACGTGCCAGCAACACA AGGAAGAGCTGCTCCCTGCGAAGGATGTCAAAGCTCTGTTTGTGTCTGAGGAGAAGAAGATGCTGGTTCGGAAGGAGGTGTACATCAAGAATGGAGATAAG AAAGCCAGCTGTGAGAGAGATGCTCGAAATGCCAAAGGTTATGAAACAGTCAAGGACATCTCTCAGGTGGTCACTCCGAGGTTCCTTTGCACTGGAGGGGTGGACCCCTATGCTGACCCTAATACTTGCAAAG GTGATTCCGGTGGCCCCCTGATTATTCACAAGAAAAGTCGCTTCATTCAA GTTGGTGTGATCAGCTGGGGTATAGTGGATGTCTGCAAAGACCACAAAGCAAGCCAGAAATGGCAGGTACCTGCTCACGCCCGAGACTTTCACATCAACCTCTTCCAAGTGCTGCCCTGGCTCAAGGAGAAACTCAAAGAAGAGAATCTGGGTTTTCTATAA